A region of Vanessa cardui chromosome 1, ilVanCard2.1, whole genome shotgun sequence DNA encodes the following proteins:
- the LOC124530941 gene encoding trypsin, alkaline B-like, which yields MRSLILLFALCLTAVSGLTDNHRILGGTLTTIQNYPFAAVVLRNTNQGYTQACGGVILNNRSVLSVGHCFYGTSPNVWRIRVGSSFASSGGSTHNVGSLILHPQYTTMLENDIGIFRVSSSFSLGGNVQPGRFAGANYNVADNQAVWTVGWGATSYGGSKSEQLRHVQIFTVNQTVCRTNYNIISVTIPNNKMCAGILDDGGRDPCEGDYGGPLLHNGVVVGISTYGTACGIRRYPGVYNRVPSYINWIQNNS from the exons ATGCGTTCCTTAATACTTCTATTTGCGTTGTGCTTAACGGCTGTTTCGG gTTTAACCGACAATCACAGAATCCTTGGAGGCACACTAACTACTATACAAAATTACCCCTTCGCCGCTGTGGTGTTGAGGAACACTAACCAAGGTTATACACAAGCCTGCGGTGGTGTCATCCTGAACAATAGATCTGTTCTTTCAGTTGGTCATTGCTTTTA CGGTACTTCACCTAATGTGTGGCGCATACGAGTTGGATCTTCATTTGCAAGCAGCGGAGGCTCTACTCACAATGTGGGCAGCCTGATCCTCCATCCCCAATATACTACTATGCTTGAAAATGATATTGGTATATTCAGAGTATCATCGAGTTTCAGCCTTGGAGGAAACGTACAGCCTGGTAGATTCGCAGGTGCCAACTACAATGTAGCTGACAATCAGGCTGTGTGGACTGTTGGATGGGGCGCAACTTCT tatgGAGGTTCCAAATCAGAACAGCTGAGACATGTCCAAATCTTTACAGTCAACCAAACCGTCTGTAGAACTAACTACAATATTATCTCCGTGACTATCCCTAATAACAAGATGTGCGCCGGAATTCTCGATGACGGTGGTCGCGACCCTTGCGAAGGTGATTATGGTGGTCCTCTTCTTCACAACGGGGTTGTCGTTGGTATTTCTACTTACGGCACTGCATGCGGAATACGCAGATACCCAGGCGTCTATAACCGAGTACCTTCATACATCAACTGGATCCAAAACAATTCTTAA
- the LOC124531644 gene encoding uncharacterized protein LOC124531644 isoform X2, whose amino-acid sequence MCSPCGPMVCYKYEDCGPPAGRAAERGAPTAEENDAEKTGSKENQLKRTKSRELRGGIMYYSCHCIKRNGLQHDCRRTGCGGEPSCLVLPDPVCAPSQLARARGLADPAPFAAHLRAQAGTSGDLAEPSFGSSGGKRFIVCELKGVIPDGSATKKEQCCCSCPKSGGADSAIASGAPAAGLPVLVMKLC is encoded by the exons AT GTGTTCGCCGTGTGGTCCCATGGTTTGTTACAAGTATGAAGACTGCGGACCGCCG GCAGGTAGAGCAGCCGAAAGGGGTGCTCCCACCGCGGAAGAAAACGATGCAGAAAAAACAGGATCAAAAGAAAATCAGTTGAAGAGAACAAAAAGCCGTGAGCTCCGCGGCGGAATTATGTATTATAGCTGTCATTGTATAAAAAGAAATGGCCTTCAACATGATTGTCGGCGTACTGGTTGTGGTGGAGAACCGTCGTGTTTAGTTTTACCTGACCCTGTATGTGCGCCAAGTCAATTAGCGCGAGCGCGTGGACTTGCCGATCCGGCTCCGTTTGCAGCTCATCTTCGGGCTCAAGCGGGCACTTCGGGAGATTTAGCAGAACCTAGTTTCGGATCTAGTGGTGGCAAAAGGTTCATAGTCTGTGAACTGAAAGGCGTGATACCCGACGGTTCAGCGACTAAAAAGGAACAGTGCTGTT GTTCCTGCCCAAAGAGTGGTGGTGCTGATTCTGCTATAGCTTCTGGAGCACCGGCGGCGGGATTGCCAGTTTTAGTGATGAAACTTTGCTAA
- the LOC124531644 gene encoding uncharacterized protein LOC124531644 isoform X1 yields the protein MCSPCGPMVCYKYEDCGPPAGRAAERGAPTAEENDAEKTGSKENQLKRTKSRELRGGIMYYSCHCIKRNGLQHDCRRTGCGGEPSCLVLPDPVCAPSQLARARGLADPAPFAAHLRAQAGTSGDLAEPSFGSSGGKRFIVCELKGVIPDGSATKKEQCCCKLPTPLSTQVNKDNTRGFKSQNTPESLFVLDEQTMNAIINNIQNKNIVTTDSKRPNARSQRVDTVKEVCTRPGCVHWKPPSPCLWDLPCKADCFEAPPDIQPGRNQLSGSGGSRIPSLPRPEPGQHMIILNPIE from the exons AT GTGTTCGCCGTGTGGTCCCATGGTTTGTTACAAGTATGAAGACTGCGGACCGCCG GCAGGTAGAGCAGCCGAAAGGGGTGCTCCCACCGCGGAAGAAAACGATGCAGAAAAAACAGGATCAAAAGAAAATCAGTTGAAGAGAACAAAAAGCCGTGAGCTCCGCGGCGGAATTATGTATTATAGCTGTCATTGTATAAAAAGAAATGGCCTTCAACATGATTGTCGGCGTACTGGTTGTGGTGGAGAACCGTCGTGTTTAGTTTTACCTGACCCTGTATGTGCGCCAAGTCAATTAGCGCGAGCGCGTGGACTTGCCGATCCGGCTCCGTTTGCAGCTCATCTTCGGGCTCAAGCGGGCACTTCGGGAGATTTAGCAGAACCTAGTTTCGGATCTAGTGGTGGCAAAAGGTTCATAGTCTGTGAACTGAAAGGCGTGATACCCGACGGTTCAGCGACTAAAAAGGAACAGTGCTGTTGTAAGTTACCTACACCCCTTTCTACTCaagtaaataaagataacaCTAGAGGTTTTAAGAGTCAAAATACACCTGAAAGTCTTTTTGTTCTGGACGAACAAACAATGAATgcaattatcaataatatacaaaataaaaatatagtaactaCAGATTCTAAAAGGCCTAATGCTCGTTCACAACGAGTAGATACAGTTAAAGAAGTGTGTACTAGACCTGGCTGTGTACACTGGAAACCGCCGTCGCCTTGTTTATGGGATTTACCTTGTAAAGCAGACTGTTTTGAGGCGCCACCTGATATTCAACCTGGTCGTAATCAATTAAGTGGTAGCGGCGGTTCCAGAATACCAAGCTTGCCACGTCCAGAACCCGGTCAACACATGATAATACTTAATCCTATAGAATGA
- the LOC124530208 gene encoding trypsin CFT-1-like, with protein sequence MSTHVVGLCRHLRIMIKTICLLSLCLTAAVASPSQQRIVGGSLTTINQYPFGAAVLKLFGSNHRQVCGGTIINNRSVLSAAHCFVREPTNAFQIRVGSSFANSGGSVHPVSQIINHPNYNVMNNNDISVLRVSRAFTFGSTVQVGRIPGSNYGLADNQPVWVIGWGMTSFGGSPSEQLRHVQVWTVNQNICRNSYGSVITDNMLCAGHLNVGGRDSCTQDSGGPLLHNGVVVGVVSFGNGCGDGRFPGVYARVSRYTSWIQSNA encoded by the exons ATGAGTACACACGTAGTTGGCCTATGTCGGCATTTGAGAATAATGATTAAAACTATTTGTCTCTTATCTTTGTGCCTCACTGCTGCTGTGG CTTCACCCTCACAGCAGAGAATAGTTGGTGGATCATTGACTACTATTAACCAATATCCATTTGGGGCGGCAGTTTTAAAGTTATTCGGTTCAAATCACCGCCAAGTATGTGGGGGTACAATCATCAACAACAGATCTGTTCTTTCTGCTGCCCATTGCTTTgt TCGCGAACCGACTAATGCATTCCAAATCCGAGTCGGCTCATCCTTTGCCAACAGCGGTGGTTCCGTCCATCCTGTGTCCCAAATCATCAATCATCCCAATTATAATGTGATGAATAACAATGATATCAGCGTATTGAGAGTTTCCCGAGCGTTTACTTTTGGAAGCACTGTGCAAGTTGGACGTATACCCGGTAGTAATTATGGGCTGGCTGACAACCAACCCGTGTGGGTTATTGGATGGGGTATGACATCT tttggtGGTTCCCCATCTGAACAACTACGCCATGTCCAGGTCTGGACAGTCAACCAGAATATTTGCAGGAATAGTTACGGTAGCGTTATCACTGACAATATGTTGTGCGCTGGACATCTGAACGTAGGAGGGCGGGACAGTTGCACTCAGGACTCAGGCGGGCCTCTCCTCCACAACGGTGTAGTGGTCGGTGTTGTGTCCTTCGGCAATGGTTGCGGAGACGGTCGCTTCCCAGGTGTTTACGCGAGAGTTTCGAGATACACGAGCTGGATACAATCTAAtgcgtaa